The following coding sequences are from one Leguminivora glycinivorella isolate SPB_JAAS2020 chromosome 7, LegGlyc_1.1, whole genome shotgun sequence window:
- the LOC125228034 gene encoding uncharacterized WD repeat-containing protein alr3466-like has protein sequence MDPQRKAVPGPVAKTSLKSSHKNAGVTNTSCKPVVPNKEIKTSHTSTPTVEHRSFPSEENQIYSGQVNVLSIIDLDKDIRCCKYSEDVREIAVGFADGTIRLFDCSTGECTHTLVDDECRSYPGPVTSIKHRPLSDAHPNSNSLVSTYVNGCIKCWMYKYDQCLYTIREKRQTLGLTYHPRFCKFVTYGDDRRINMYDEEAQTQERSFYASGARGVIDGHKSRIFACAFHPKSNHELISGGWDDTVMCWDDRVPYSTRHFEGVHMCGEGLDFDKPGKQILTCSWQEKDSIQLWDYGSCKVIETIVPDTYQSKLYCGRMVPKTSLIVCGGSEINMLRVVDINLKITECCIRNNPGGIYGFDFGRVRRKITVDTGGGYKKISEIGSIPRVAYVSGKRLQIVDFGQS, from the exons ATGGACCCTCAAAGGAAAGCAGTACCCGGTCCAGTGGCTAAAACTAGTTTAAAGTCATCGCATAAAAACGCTGGTGTAACAAACACTTCTTGTAAGCCTGTCGTACCAAATAAGGAAATTAAAACATCCCACACTAGCACGCCGACCGTAGAGCACCGCTCTTTCCCTAGTGAAGAAAACCAGATATACAGCGGGCAAGTCAATGTGCTGTCTATCAT CGACTTAGATAAGGACATAAGGTGCTGCAAGTATTCAGAGGATGTCAGAGAGATAGCAGTGGGGTTCGCCGACGGCACGATTCGGTTATTTGACTGCAGTACGGGTGAATGCACTCACACCCTGGTGGACGATGAGTGCCGCTCCTACCCCGGCCCGGTCACGTCCATTAAGCACAGGCCTCTCAGCGATGCACATCCCAATTCTAACTCACTCGTATCCACAT ATGTCAACGGGTGCATAAAATGTTGGATGTATAAATACGACCAATGCTTGTACACAATTCGAGAAAAGCGGCAGACGCTGGGACTCACATATCATCCTCGTTTTTGCAAGTTCGTGACCTATGGAGACGACCGTAGAATTAACATGTATGATGAAGAAGCTCAGACACAAGAAAGATCATTTTATGCAAG tgGAGCAAGAGGCGTAATAGACGGCCACAAGTCAAGGATATTTGCGTGCGCGTTCCATCCGAAGTCGAACCACGAGTTGATATCGGGCGGCTGGGACGACACCGTCATGTGCTGGGACGACCGCGTGCCGTATTCCACGCGGCACTTCGAGGGTGTCCACATGTGCGGGGAGGGGCTGGACTTTGACAAACCGGGGAAACAG ATCCTCACCTGTTCTTGGCAAGAGAAGGACTCTATTCAGTTGTGGGATTATGGTTCCTGCAAAGTTATAGAGACTATTGTCCCGGACACTTATCAATCGAAACTTTACTGCGGAAGGATGGTTCCAAAAACGAGCCTCATAGTTTGCGGTGGATCTGAAATTAATATGCTGCGTGTCGTTGATATCAATCTTAAAata ACCGAGTGTTGTATACGTAATAACCCAGGCGGTATATACGGTTTTGATTTTGGAAGGGTACGAAGAAAAATTACTGTTGACACTGGAGGAGGATATAAAAAGATCAGTGAAATCGGCAGCATACCACGTGTCGCCTACGTTAGCGGGAAAAGATTGCAGATTGTTGACTTCGGCCAATCATGA